Proteins encoded by one window of Cucurbita pepo subsp. pepo cultivar mu-cu-16 chromosome LG14, ASM280686v2, whole genome shotgun sequence:
- the LOC111810491 gene encoding auxin-responsive protein SAUR32-like codes for MRTTKGFRLKIKLPNIFKRRTTSNPFSKLFALATASFSRRNAYSRLNRVRNGPEAAAPKGYLAVHVGGLEDERERHLVPLIYFNHPMFGKLLQAAERIYGFQYPGRIVIPVDVSEFEEVTNCIATAEYGCRNRRSGGYRWRSCGK; via the coding sequence ATGCGAACAACAAAAGGTTTCAGATTGAAAATCAAGCTTCCCAACATCTTCAAACGGAGAACCACCTCCAACCCTTTTTCCAAGCTCTTCGCCCTCGCTACGGCGTCGTTTTCTCGCCGGAATGCGTACTCCCGGCTGAACCGGGTCCGTAACGGACCGGAAGCGGCGGCGCCGAAGGGGTATTTGGCCGTGCACGTCGGTGGACTGGAGGATGAAAGGGAGAGACATCTTGTGCCGCTGATTTACTTCAACCATCCGATGTTCGGGAAATTGCTGCAGGCGGCGGAGAGGATTTATGGGTTTCAGTATCCGGGTCGGATCGTCATTCCGGTTGATGTGTCGGAGTTTGAGGAGGTTACCAATTGCATTGCTACGGCGGAGTACGGCTGCCGCAACCGTCGTAGCGGTGGCTACCGGTGGCGGAGCTGTGGAAAGTAG
- the LOC111809749 gene encoding 21 kDa protein-like: protein MEPSVLPITAILFMILINQSYTVATQPINDTQFIKTTCQTTPYPDLCLSSLSADASAIHGSHRLMTIAALAVALTHTHDASSTVTSLAKSNALTPREGYALSDCIEEFGDSIEELKMAVEELKGNDKTRLDIKDIQTWVSAALTDDNTCMDGFAEDAMNGSVKESVRALVVDVAQLTSIALSLVRQLK, encoded by the coding sequence ATGGAACCCTCAGTTCTTCCAATCACAGCCATTCTCTTCATGATCTTAATCAACCAATCATATACTGTTGCAACTCAACCAATCAACGACACCCAATTCATCAAAACCACTTGTCAAACCACACCCTACCCTGACCTCTGCCTTTCCTCCCTCTCCGCCGACGCCTCCGCCATTCACGGCAGCCATCGTCTGATGACTATCGCCGCCCTCGCCGTTGCTCTCACGCACACGCACGATGCCTCATCGACCGTCACGAGCCTGGCCAAGTCGAATGCCTTAACACCGCGAGAGGGTTATGCTTTGAGTGATTGCATTGAGGAGTTTGGAGATTCGATAGAAGAGCTAAAGATGGCTGTGGAGGAGTTGAAGGGTAATGACAAAACCCGACTTGACATTAAGGATATTCAGACGTGGGTAAGCGCTGCTCTGACCGACGACAACACGTGCATGGATGGGTTCGCTGAAGACGCCATGAACGGTAGCGTGAAGGAGTCGGTGAGGGCATTGGTGGTGGATGTTGCTCAATTGACAAGTATTGCTCTCTCACTTGTTAGACAACTGAAGTGa
- the LOC111809668 gene encoding uncharacterized protein LOC111809668 yields the protein MVRGRDACWEHCVLVDATRQKVRCNYCQREFSGGVYRMKFHLAQIKNKDIVPCAEVPIDVRDHIQGILSTPKKQRAPKKPKVDMETATNGQQHSSSASGGIHHGSSGQNESNCPSTFPSSSPSAQPPIDDAQKQKKDETDKKVAVFFFHNSIPFSAAKSLYYQEMVNAIAEYGVGYRAPSYEKLKSTLLVKVKGDIQNSYKKYRDEWKETGCTILCNSWSDGRTKSFLIISITCSKGTLFLKSVNISGREDDATYLSDLLETIVLEVGVENVVQVITDATASYVYAGRLLMTKYTSLFWSPCVSYCVNQMLEDLSKIEWVGTVLDEAKIIARYVYSHAWILNTMRKFTSGKELIRPRITRFVTNFLSLRSIVFLEDGLKHMFAHSEWQSSIYSRRPDAQAILSFLYLDRFWKDAREAVNISEPLIRILRLVDGDMPAMGYIYEGIERAKVEVKAYYNGIEDKYMPIWDTIDRRWNLQLHTTLHTAAAFLNPSIFYNPNFKIDLRIRNGFQEAMLKMATTDKDKMEITREHPAYVNAQGALGTDFAILGRTINTPGDWWSGYGYEIPTLQRAAIRILSQPCSSYGCSRWNWSTFETLHSKKRSTTEQEKLNDLVFVQCNLWLQHIRWTRDGKYKPVVFDDIDVSLEWPTELESSAHVLDDSWLDNLPLECGGSP from the exons ATGGTTCGAGGGAGGGACGCTTGCTGGGAACATTGTGTCCTTGTTGATGCGACGAGACAGAAGGTTCGATGCAATTATTGTCAGCGGGAATTCAGTGGAGGCGTATATAGGATGAAGTTTCATTTAgctcaaattaaaaacaaagatataGTTCCATGTGCCGAAGTCCCGATCGACGTTCGAGACCATATTCAAGGTATATTAAGCACTCCTAAAAAACAAAGGGCACCCAAGAAACCAAAGGTCGATATGGAAACTGCAACAAATGGACAGCAACATAGCTCCTCAGCTAGCGGCGGTATCCATCATGGATCAAGTGGACAGAACGAAAGCAACTGCCCATCGACATTTCCGTCCTCTTCACCGAGCGCACAACCACCGATCGATGATGCTCAAAAGCAGAAGAAGGATGAAACTGATAAAAAAGTTGCtgtctttttcttccataacTCTATTCCTTTCAGTGCTGCCAAGTCCTTGTATTATCAGGAAATGGTGAATGCTATAGCAGAATATGGAGTAGGATACCGAGCACCGAGTTACGAGAAACTAAAATCGACTCTTTTGGTTAAGGTGAAAGGTGATATACAGAATTCTTACAAAAAGTATCGAGACGAATGGAAAGAAACAGGCTGCACGATCCTATGTAATAGCTGGTCCGATGGACGGACCAAATCGTTTCTAATCATTTCCATTACGTGTTCAAAAGGAACACTGTTTCTGAAGTCGGTCAATATATCAGGTCGTGAAGATGATGCAACTTACCTGTCCGACTTGCTCGAGACGATCGTCCTCGAGGTTGGAGTGGAGAATGTTGTCCAAGTAATTACAGATGCTACAGCCAGCTATGTCTATGCTGGTAGGCTTCTGATGACCAAATACACTTCCTTATTTTGGTCTCCATGTGTTTCTTACTGTGTTAATCAGATGTTGGAGGACCTAAGTAAAATCGAGTGGGTCGGTACGGTATTGGACGAGGCAAAGATCATCGCCCGCTACGTTTATAGTCATGCGTGGATTTTAAACACGATGCGAAAATTCACGAGCGGGAAGGAACTGATCAGGCCAAGAATTACTAGATTTGTGACTAATTTTCTGTCCTTGAGATCCATTGTGTTTCTTGAGGACGGTCTCAAACACATGTTTGCTCATTCGGAGTGGCAGTCCTCGATTTATAGCAGGCGCCCCGACGCACAGGCGATTCTTTCCTTTCTGTATTTGGATCGATTTTGGAAGGACGCTCGTGAAGCTGTCAACATTTCTGAGCCACTTATTAGGATTCTCAGGCTTGTTGATGGAGACATGCCTGCCATGGGCTATATatatgaaggaatcgagaggGCGAAGGTCGAAGTCAAAGCGTATTACAATGGCATTGAGGATAAATATATGCCTATTTGGGACACGATCGACCGGAGATGGAACTTGCAGCTTCATACGACGTTACACACAGCAGCAGCGTTCCTTAACCCGTCGATCTTTTATAATCCGAACTTTAAGATTGATCTGAGAATTAGAAACGGATTTCAGGAAGCTATGTTGAAGATGGCGACGACGGATAAAGATAAAATGGAGATCACTAGAGAACATCCTGCATATGTAAATGCTCAAGGTGCTCTTGGTACCGACTTCGCTATCTTGGGGAGAACTATAAATACCCCAG GGGATTGGTGGTCAGGGTACGGTTACGAAATCCCGACGCTCCAGAGAGCGGCGATACGAATACTAAGCCAACCCTGTAGTTCTTATGGGTGCAGCAGATGGAACTGGAGCACATTCGAAACCTTACATTCGAAGAAGCGTAGTACAACCGAACAGGAAAAGTTGAACGATTTAGTGTTTGTACAGTGCAATCTCTGGTTGCAACATATTCGTTGGACTCGGGATGGTAAATATAAACCCGTCGTATTTGATGATATTGATGTGAGTTTAGAATGGCCGACCGAGCTAGAATCATCGGCTCATGTTTTAGATGATTCGTGGTTGGATAATCTGCCTCTTGAATGTGGAGGCAGCCCTTAA
- the LOC111810062 gene encoding hsp70-Hsp90 organizing protein 3-like, whose amino-acid sequence MADEAKAKGNAAFSAGDFSAAVRHFSEAIELAPTNHVLYSNRSAAYASLHQYSEALVDAEKTVELKPDWPKGYSRLGAAHLGLGEHEAAVLAYKKGLEIDPSNEALKSGLADAQSAASRSRPAPPPNPFANVFSGPEMWAKLTADPTTRAFLQQPDFLNIMQEIQRNPNSINVYLKDQRVMAALGVLLNLKMHNTAGEEGDIPEASSPPAERKRAAEAEPVKEPEPEPEPEPMEVTEDEKEAKEKKLQAQKEKEAGNAAYKKKDFEKAINHYSKALELDDEDISFLTNRAAVYLEMGKYEDCIKDCDKAVERGRELRSDFKMIARALTRKGTAYVKLAKSSKDYDIAIETFQKALTEHRNPDTLKKLNDAEKAKKDLEQQEYFDPKIADEEREKGNEYFKQQKYPEAVKHYTESLRRNPKDAKAYSNRAACYTKLGALPEGLKDAEKCIELDPTFVKGYTRKGAIQFFMKEYEKAMETYQEGLKHDPKNQELLDGIRRCVEQVNKASRGDLTPEELKERQAKAMQDPEIQNILTDPVMRQVLTDFQENPKAAQEHTKNPMVMNKIQKLISAGIVQMR is encoded by the exons ATGGCCGACGAAGCCAAAGCCAAGGGTAATGCGGCTTTCTCCGCCGGGGATTTCTCCGCCGCTGTTCGTCATTTCTCCGAGGCCATCGAACTTGCTCCTACCAATCACGTTCTTTATTCCAATCGATCTGCGGCTTATGCTTCTCTTCATCAATATTCTGAGGCGTTGGTTGATGCAGAGAAGACCGTTGAGTTGAAGCCGGACTGGCCTAAGGGTTACAGCCGTCTTGGTGCGGCTCATCTCGGTCTCGGTGAACATGAGGCGGCTGTATTGGCTTATAAGAAGGGGCTTGAGATTGATCCTAGCAATGAGGCGTTGAAATCCGGGCTGGCTGATGCTCAGTCTGCTGCATCTAGGTCGCGGCCAGCGCCTCCGCCGAATCCGTTCGCGAATGTTTTCTCTGGACCTGAGATGTGGGCTAAACTGACCGCTGATCCGACGACTAGGGCTTTTCTGCAACAACCGGATTTTTTGAATATAATGCAGGAGATTCAGAGAAACCCTAATAGTATCAATGTTTATCTGAAGGATCAGAGGGTGATGGCTGCGTTAGGGGTTTTGCTGAACTTGAAGATGCATAATACGGCCGGGGAGGAAGGCGATATTCCTGAGGCCTCCTCTCCGCCGGCGGAACGAAAAAGAGCTGCTGAGGCCGAGCCGGTGAAGGAGCCAGAGCCAGAGCCAGAGCCAGAGCCTATGGAAGTGACGGAGGATGAGAAGGAGGCTAAGGAGAAGAAGCTGCAGGCacagaaggagaaggaggcgGGCAATGCGGCTTACAAAAAGAAGGATTTCGAGAAGGCAATTAACCATTACTCGAAGGCATTGGAGTTGGACGATGAGGACATCTCTTTCTTAACAAATCGAGCTGCTGTCTATTTGGAGATGGGAAAG TACGAAGATTGTATTAAAGATTGTGATAAGGCTGTTGAGAGGGGAAGGGAGCTCAGGTCAGACTTTAAGATGATTGCAAGGGCTTTGACTAGGAAAGGAACAGCGTATGTAAAATTGGCTAAATCTTCAAAGGATTATGATATTGCTATTGAAACTTTCCAGAAGGCTCTTACTGAGCATAGAAATCCTGACACCCTGAAGAAACTTAATGATGCTGAGAAAGCAAAGAAGGACTTAGAGCAACAAGAGTATTTTGATCCTAAAATAGCTGATGAGGAACGGGAAAAAG GCAATGAGTATTTTAAGCAGCAAAAATATCCTGAAGCCGTGAAACATTACACAGAATCCTTGAGAAGAAACCCCAAGGACGCAAAG GCATACAGCAATCGTGCGGCTTGCTATACTAAGTTGGGTGCATTGCCCGAGGGATTGAAGGATGCAGAGAAGTGCATTGAGCTTGATCCTACGTTTGTGAAGGGTTACACGAGGAAAGGTGCAATTCAATTTTTCATGAAAGAATACGAAAAAGCTATGGAAACTTACCAGGAGGGATTGAAACATGACCCTAAAAACCAAGAATTACTGGATGGTATTAGAAG ATGTGTAGAACAGGTCAACAAGGCGAGCCGTGGTGACTTAACCCCCGAAGAATTGAAGGAAAGACAG GCCAAGGCAATGCAAGACCCAGAAATCCAAAATATTCTCACAGATCCTGTAATGAGACAG GTATTGACTGATTTCCAGGAAAATCCAAAGGCGGCTCAAGAACACACCAAGAACCCAATGGTGATGAACAAGATCCAGAAGCTGATTAGCGCAGGAATTGTCCAAATGAGATGA
- the LOC111810900 gene encoding UDP-glucuronate 4-epimerase 3 yields the protein MSQQKTISHIDNLPSTPGKFKPEKSPPYIHRLRVHSAISRLTLWSSLFLIFIICFFFFSPPSSSASPRRALGGDSWGGHNWEKKVSRSAQTRSGLTVLVTGAAGFVGTHVSIALKRRGDGVLGLDNFNDYYDPQLKRARRKLLDRAGVFVVEGDINDSELLRKLFDVVAFTHVMHLAAQAGVRYAMQNPGSYVHSNIAGFVSLLEACKSANPQPAIVWASSSSVYGLNSKIPFSEKDRTDQPASLYAATKKAGEEIAHTYNHIYGLSITGLRFFTVYGPWGRPDMAYFFFTKDILKRRAITIYEAPDHGTVARDFTYIDDIVKGCLGALDTAKKSTGSGGKKKRAAQLRIFNLGNTSPVPVSELVSILEKLLKVKAKKKVLPMPRNGDVKFTHANISLAHKEFGYRPTTNLDTGLKKFVSWYQDYYSGSKKRVARAFSNI from the coding sequence ATGTCACAGCAGAAGACAATTTCCCACATCGATAACTTACCATCAACGCCGGGGAAGTTCAAGCCGGAGAAATCTCCGCCGTATATTCACCGGTTGAGAGTCCATTCCGCCATTTCCAGGTTGACTCTATGGTCCtccttgttcttgattttcatcatctgtttcttcttcttctcccctCCTTCATCCTCCGCATCGCCTCGCCGAGCCCTGGGCGGAGACTCGTGGGGTGGTCATAATTGGGAGAAAAAGGTCAGCCGCTCTGCTCAAACGCGCTCCGGCCTCACCGTCCTCGTCACCGGCGCTGCGGGTTTTGTCGGAACCCATGTCTCAATCGCCCTGAAACGACGAGGCGATGGGGTTCTTGGACTCGATAACTTCAATGACTACTACGATCCACAGCTCAAAAGAGCTCGGCGGAAGCTTCTCGATCGCGCTGGTGTGTTCGTCGTAGAAGGAGACATTAACGATTCTGAACTGCTTCGTAAGCTCTTCGATGTTGTGGCTTTCACCCATGTTATGCACCTTGCGGCTCAGGCTGGAGTCAGGTACGCAATGCAGAACCCAGGTTCTTATGTGCACAGCAATATTGCTGGGTTTGTGAGCCTTTTGGAAGCCTGTAAGTCGGCAAATCCACAGCCCGCCATTGTTTGGGCATCTTCGAGCTCAGTCTATGGATTGAATTCCAAGATACCCTTTTCAGAAAAGGATCGAACTGATCAACCAGCAAGTCTTTATGCTGCAACAAAGAAAGCTGGAGAGGAGATAGCTCATACTTACAACCATATTTACGGGCTTTCAATCACTGGTTTGAGATTCTTTACTGTATATGGACCTTGGGGTCGCCCTGACATGGCGTATTTCTTCTTCACTAAGGATATTCTCAAGCGGAGGGCAATAACAATCTATGAAGCTCCTGATCATGGTACAGTTGCTAGAGATTTTACCTACATTGATGACATAGTGAAGGGGTGTTTGGGGGCTCTGGACACCGCTAAGAAGAGTACAGGGAGTggtgggaagaagaagagggctGCACAGCTGAGGATTTTCAATCTGGGAAACACATCACCAGTACCAGTGAGTGAGCTTGTTAGCATACTGGAGAAGCTGTTGAAAGTTAAGGCAAAGAAGAAAGTTCTGCCAATGCCCAGAAATGGAGATGTTAAGTTCACTCATGCCAACATAAGTTTGGCTCATAAGGAGTTTGGTTACAGGCCAACAACCAATCTCGATACAGGACTGAAGAAGTTTGTGAGTTGGTACCAAGATTACTATTCTGGTTCCAAGAAGAGAGTTGCCAGGGCTTTCTCCAACATTTAG
- the LOC111809740 gene encoding NADH dehydrogenase (ubiquinone) complex I, assembly factor 6 — MNGTTASSSLRAAFSHCVQQVRSYDYHHYLCLLELPPSMRKAAFALRAFNVETSRAMDVATDPRIGLMRLVWWQEAIDKIYASKKIEHPIAQALSSVISENKISKLWLKRSVEARINDARREDTEIPETIDELEKYAEDTASTLLYMTLQSGGIRSTAADHAASHIGKAGGLLLLLKSLPYHATRNRHCSYIPVKVAEEHGLLAKQGGHFEIRLDSRERLCDAVFEMASVANAHLRKARDLAGTVPKEALPVLLQGVPAQVLLDSLRKVEFDVFDPRLQRGVLGVPPLWFQLKLKWSSLRGKY; from the coding sequence ATGAATGGCACGACCGCATCCAGTAGCTTACGCGCTGCTTTCTCGCACTGCGTACAGCAAGTGCGAAGCTATGACTACCATCACTACCTCTGCCTCCTGGAACTTCCCCCTTCGATGAGGAAGGCTGCATTTGCACTTCGAGCATTTAACGTTGAGACATCAAGAGCCATGGACGTTGCTACCGATCCCAGGATTGGTCTCATGCGACTCGTGTGGTGGCAGGAAGCTATCGACAAAATATACGCTAGCAAAAAGATCGAACATCCAATAGCACAAGCCCTTTCATCTGTGATATCTGAGAACAAAATAAGCAAACTGTGGCTGAAACGATCTGTCGAAGCTCGTATTAACGACGCCAGAAGGGAGGACACCGAAATTCCAGAAACCATTGATGAGCTAGAGAAATACGCTGAAGATACTGCATCAACACTACTCTACATGACCCTTCAATCCGGTGGCATTAGGTCGACAGCAGCCGATCACGCAGCGTCTCATATCGGTAAGGCAGGAGGGCTGCTTTTGTTGCTCAAGTCATTACCATATCACGCTACTCGAAATCGCCATTGTTCTTACATTCCTGTTAAAGTGGCCGAAGAGCACGGTCTGCTGGCTAAGCAGGGAGGGCATTTTGAGATACGCTTAGATTCGAGAGAGAGGCTATGTGATGCAGTGTTTGAGATGGCTTCTGTAGCCAATGCTCATTTACGTAAAGCTCGAGACTTGGCCGGGACCGTGCCGAAGGAGGCGCTGCCAGTGCTTTTGCAGGGTGTGCCTGCTCAAGTTCTGTTGGATTCTTTAAGAAAGGTAGAGTTTGATGTGTTTGATCCAAGGCTACAACGTGGAGTTTTGGGTGTTCCTCCTTTGTGGTTTCAACTCAAATTGAAGTGGTCTTCTTTGAGGGGAAAATATTAA
- the LOC111809636 gene encoding uncharacterized protein LOC111809636: MGDFSIQISSNLVNMLIDDTEKPKRKPRRNRTKEPQVKVDQKHVSDDSGMLKGSTSDGWPHQAPPLFLPIIPPVHSANPELDAIRSILQESERVVEKLQKQEDNMVQEVTQRAKELHDKEFKLPYQKPMPCVAESEACFQCYKDHPNDSLKCAHLVKSFENCNRQARQKLSSSSVEK; the protein is encoded by the coding sequence ATGGGTGATTTTTCCATTCAGATTAGTTCAAACCTTGTTAATATGTTAATTGATGATACCGAAAAACCGAAAAGAAAACCGAGAAGAAACAGAACGAAGGAACCCCAAGTAAAGGTTGATCAGAAACATGTATCTGATGATTCTGGGATGCTCAAGGGAAGCACAAGTGATGGATGGCCTCACCAAGCTCCTCCGCTCTTTCTTCCCATAATTCCGCCCGTGCATTCTGCCAATCCAGAGCTAGATGCAATCCGATCCATCCTGCAAGAGAGCGAAAGGGTTGTCGAGAAGTTGCAGAAGCAGGAGGACAACATGGTGCAGGAAGTTACTCAAAGGGCAAAGGAACTCCATGACAAGGAGTTCAAGCTCCCTTACCAAAAGCCCATGCCATGCGTGGCTGAGAGTGAAGCTTGCTTTCAATGCTACAAAGATCATCCCAATGACTCTTTGAAATGTGCTCATCTCGTAAAAAGTTTCGAAAACTGTAACCGTCAAGCTCGGCAGAAATTGAGCTCGAGCTCGGTCGAGAAGTAG
- the LOC111810309 gene encoding non-specific lipid transfer protein-like 1 has translation MAGSLVSVVAVAVAVVVVVVAAVGFVEAQQPDCASKLATCAEFLKSNNPPATCCNPIKEAVATQLDCLCNLYTSPDFFSSIGVNVSDALHLTKACGVPVDLAKCKTGAPAPSHGSPAPSHGAPSLPAVGGFTFLLLFFVSLIFY, from the exons ATGGCCGGAAGTTTGGTTTCCGtcgtggcggtggcggtggcggtggtggtggtggtggtggcggcCGTCGGATTCGTGGAGGCGCAGCAGCCGGACTGTGCTTCTAAGCTAGCGACTTGTGCGGAGTTCCTGAAATCCAATAATCCGCCGGCGACGTGCTGCAATCCGATAAAGGAAGCGGTGGCGACGCAGCTCGATTGCCTCTGCAACCTCTACACCTCGCCGGATTTCTTTTCGTCGATCGGCGTTAATGTCTCCGACGCTCTCCATCTCACTAAGGCCTGCGGCGTTCCCGTCGATCTCGCCAAGTGCAAAA CTGGTGCTCCGGCTCCGTCACACGGTTCTCCGGCTCCGTCGCACGGTGCTCCATCTCTACCGGCAG TCGGTGGATTTACGTTTCTGCTCTTGTTCTTCGTCTCCCTCATCTTTTATTAG